One window of Papaver somniferum cultivar HN1 chromosome 9, ASM357369v1, whole genome shotgun sequence genomic DNA carries:
- the LOC113312493 gene encoding F-box protein CPR1-like: protein MSSIPEDIFHDILLRLPTKSLLVCKCVCKNWFELISNPSFIHTHLNLVTQRNNFSVTINLYGKTRFTYAVHSIGYESLLYSSESDQDDADDMLFKGGYIFSSTPRTFLDLLCSCNGLVCLDFWTNDNRGKKKDKRRICIWNPATREYKKLPKAPTNRTSRGFVDFLGCALGYDYKINDYKFVTLVELDHRTYQILVYTLGSNLWKKIQNISCTRIEQQSGVLSNGAFHWLGTRNEDRCSSFVISFNISNNRSDEIQLPKEALDEGCCVSIGVLEECLCAVVHYLIDEKRVRRGQVILWVMLEYGVRESWTKRYVIDHERILKNCYNLRLMWYFKNGEILFALSCDEINLVIYDPKHGSVREPNLHGLRITDGASYFETLVSLKSGMYFAGNELMELSIEDEGDEEESDQFKKKNKLRNASVTEAKKRKRRVSHQYLL, encoded by the coding sequence ATGTCGAGTATTCCAGAAGACATCTTCCATGACATCCTTTTAAGATTACCTACGAAGTCGTtacttgtttgtaagtgtgttTGCAAGAATTGGTTTGAACTCATCTCCAATCCTAGTTTTATTCATACACACCTTAATCTTGTTACCCAAAGAAACAACTTTAGTGTAACGATTAATCTTTATGGCAAAACTAGATTCACATACGCAGTGCACTCCATAGGTTACGAATCATTATTATACTCGAGTGAAAGTGATCAAGATGATGCTGACGACATGTTGTTTAAAGGTGGTTATATTTTTTCATCCACCCCTAGAACCTTTcttgacttgttgtgttcttgtaaTGGTTTGGTTTGTTTAGATTTTTGGACTAATGATAATCGaggaaaaaagaaagataaaCGAAGGATTTGCATTTGGAACCCAGCCACAAGAGAATACAAGAAACTGCCCAAAGCACCAACTAATCGAACTAGTCGAGGTTTCGTTGATTTTCTTGGATGTGCTTTGGGTTACGATTATAAGATTAATGATTACAAGTTTGTAACTTTAGTAGAATTGGATCACCGGACTTATCAAATCCTAGTCTACACGTTAGGATCAAACTTGTGGAAAAAAATTCAGAATATCTCGTGTACGAGAATTGAGCAACAGTCTGGGGTGTTATCCAACGGAGCTTTTCATTGGTTAGGTACCCGAAACGAAGATCGCTGCTCCAGTTTTGTAATCTCTTTTAATATCAGCAACAACAGATCCGATGAGATACAACTCCctaaggaagctttggatgaaggtTGCTGTGTTTCTATAGGGGTGTTGGAAGAGTGCCTTTGTGCAGTTGTTCATTATTTGATTGACGAGAAACGTGTACGTCGAGGTCAAGTTATACTATGGGTAATGCTAGAGTATGGAGTTCGTGAATCTTGGACTAAACGTTATGTCATCGACCATGAGAGGATTCTGAAGAACTGTTATAATTTGAGGCTCATGTGGTATTTTAAGAATGGTGAGATTCTTTTTGCGCTTTCTTGTGATGAGATTAATCTAGTTATATACGACCCGAAGCATGGAAGTGTTAGAGAACCAAATCTTCATGGTTTGCGCATAACTGATGGTGCAAGTTACTTTGAAACCTTAGTTTCACTAAAATCTGGTATGTACTTCGCGGGAAATGAACTAATGGAGTTATCAATAGAAGATGAAGGAGATGAAGAGGAATCTGATCAattcaagaagaagaacaaattgaGGAATGCTTCGGTGACTGAGGCTAAGAAGAGAAAGAGGCGAGTATCTCATCAGTACTTGTTATAA